Below is a genomic region from Raphanus sativus cultivar WK10039 chromosome 4, ASM80110v3, whole genome shotgun sequence.
CTTCAAGATCCGACATATCTCAAGAGCACATAATTTAGTGGCGAATAAGTTTGCACACGGTGCTAGGAGTTCTCTTTCTGCTATATTTTATGTCGATTTCGTGCCTCCGGTTTAGTTCTCTAAACCGGTAGAACAAAGATCATAGTTTGAGTCAgttgttgtaaaaaaaacaagacataaatgatcataaaatcatatgaatatatgagtttcatttaatatatattcagatatatatatatatatatatatatatatttatttatatatttaatatttttaaattaattatataccatataaaatacattatatatatatatatatttatttatttatatatttaatatttttaaattaattatataccacataaaatacataaatattttaatttgaattttccTTAAAAATATTGAGaccttaatattttaatttcaaaattatcattttttaaaaacgattatatattattaaaacaaaaaaatctcacataatttttttaaaattaatgatttaaatttattgttacagaaattttttaataaaatcatttttaacaactattttacttatataaaatgtaacattacatataaaataagaaaagtacaaccaaatgcaaaactaaaataaatgataacattaaaatatatataatagaatttGAAGAAGCTTTCTTCTGAActgttttaaaaaatctttaaaaaatcttCATGTTTGGATATCGACCATGCGATGAAACTCCAAACTTGCCTTCGTTGTATAACATTAGCCAACTTTCAGTTTGGGTCTACAGATGTTCATCAATTCATTAATGAATCCAATATAATAATTCTCtcgaaagaaataaaaattggaaCGACCAACCTGCAAAGATTCTAAAAAACATCGCCATACaacaaatgaaatattaattcTCAATCTCCGACATACTCATTCCATCGTGGTTTCTATGGTAATTGTTTCCAAAGTAAAGCGGTCATGATAAATTTCTTACCacttaaatctaaaaattaacTTGTCATTGAAGTCTACGCTGGAGATGGCAACAACGAATTGGAAGATGAGATAATGAACAACCAATTCATTGTGAGATAACATTGTCTTCTCCATATTATagacaagaacaaaaaaatgcaGATTGTCCTGAAACAAAATATCGAGATACATCGTAGAGACTGTGGATAATTACAGAATCATCATCTGCCAGTGAGAATTGCAAGAAGAAGTGATGATTATGACAATCGTCATTGAAATCGACTTAACCGTCCTCTCTTTCTAATTGTGACTGAAAAAAATGTTAATAGAATCATATCAGTAGAAAGccttaattaataaatatttatattaaatataacatatacttgtgtaaatgttatttaaatttagttttacaccatacaaaataaataaaatattttattttatttatataaaataaaattattataaataaaattattataaataaaaatagtaattgtTTTGATTAATGTTCTTACTCcaatttaattttatacattatagttttttctttttcaattattcaatatatttcttatttgatattatgtaaatgtacacaaaataaataataatatgtaaaagcaattttaatatataataatcattCCGAGCAAGCCGTATATCTTAAActattttacaatataattagTGCGAAATTATATAAATCCAATTAAACTAAGCATTAGTTACAGAAAAATAGTATGGGGATATATGCATTCTACCAAAAACAAGCTTGCATTCTACCAGGCCCAACCCTAGGCTAATGCTCATAAAAAAACTCTTTGGTATGATCATTTCCTAAAATGTCTTATTTTTATACAGGTGGAGAGTTCGAACAAACTTCCTTTTGTATCCCATTATTAAATCTTCATTTAATAATGATTATAAGTAAATGAGCTCGAAccagatatgtttttttttcttaaatactcttgcatatataaataaaacgcAACCCATACATGGGTATCAGAACAAAACTTCCGTCTAGCTGTCGGAGAAACAGTAACCCTCGCAAATAGATTAAGATCATCACTAGGATACATGGAAAAGTTAGCCAAAAAAAAGCGGGAGGAAAAAAATCTAGGCTCAAGAGACCGTCACCAATCTCTCATAATCACCATAGATCCGCGGCCAACGACGCTGACTAAACGAAAGTCAAGCCAACCACTGCATCTCACTTCCTTCTCAAAATAGGCGCCAACACACAGCTTTGAGGACCACCTGAGACTCCTTCTTCAACCGGACCAAAACCCAAGTAATCAAAACAGACCATAAGCATTGAGGGGAACCGCCATCTCCAACTATTCCTTTCCTATCACCTAGGCTCTAATCACGGGGAAATTAAAAAAAGTCAGCTCCAAACCCACTAACAAGAATTCTATTCCTCGACAATGAAGCACAATATCCGATAATCGCAGGACATCAAGCGAAACATTACTGCCACTACCAAGCCGTACCAACGGAAATACCATGAGATAGCCCTTCCAATACAACTGAAAAAAACCGGGAACGAGAAGACGGCTGCATTTGATCTGATAAGAGTTTCTATTACCTGCAGGTTGATGATATAGAGAGAACATTACCATGGGTTATCAAGCGAATCCTCACGGTACTGGGAAATTCTTTTTCTTCAACTAGAGTCACCAAAAATGAATAAGAGACAGACTCCTGAAACCACTCCATTCAACCCTAGTCGTCCCATCTAAGAACCGAAGGTCGGAAAATCAATTACTGTCCCAAATTGAACCGGTGACTAACGATCCAAAACAATAGCGCATGAGCTTAGTTAACCCAAGAATCCTGAACATTGCTTCAAATGTTGGATCGAATACACACTAGGAAGAGGTAAGTCAGATGAGAGGGAGGCAGCACATAACACATCGGAGGGGCCATAGACAACGACTGAGATTTGTGTCACAATAAGCTTCCCCAAGCCATCACCGCCGGCTCCGGCACCATGTAGAATCATTTGGCTAGGCAGGTCTTCGAGCAAAGTTAAACTCCAAAGCCCTCAGCCACCGACATACAAGTTGAAGCTCACCATGACACTGTAATTAACCACCAAACCTGCTGCCAAAAAACACCCCATAAGCGACCAAAGAAAGCAGATCTACAGACCCTCCACCTGAATCGAGAACGGTGTCCAACCACCGCATCCACGCGCCGAAGATTCtacaagaagaaaagaaagagaaaaatggTCCTTGTAAAACCCTGAAAAGTCGACTCCTGCCAACAGCGACCATCTCTCTGCCATGCCATGGTTCCAACCGCAAGCAGAGACAAGCCGGCGTCGAGTCTCCCCACGAGCAAGATCTTAATTGGAGCTTCATTTGCGACAAAACCAGAGGCAAGACGGCGAAGAGTGAGAAACCATGGAGAAGCAAAGATCAAAACAAGCTGAGAGGGAGAAGAGATGTGCTTCCGGCACCGGCACATGCGCTAACACGCCGGCCGGTCGCCGGAGCAAAGCAATGGATCTGGTTTGACTCACGAGGATAAGGTGGATGACAAACAAACACTTACCTCTAACAAGATATGATTGTATTTAAAAgaatctttatttatttttagtatatataacattaaatataaagtataaagagTAAACATATGAAAGTCTAGTATTTGTTCTCCAATGATTTATTGTTCAAAATTGaccattttaaaattatactagattttgacccgcacgcccgtgcggatgtattgttcaaaaatatgttgctatttgttttttatatcaATATTAGGGctgaataaaaaattcaaatctgaagaatcGAACTAATCCCGATCCGAAAGAGTAGTACCAAACCCgaatcaaaattgattaaatatccaaattattcaaaattttgatgatTAGAGAACCAAAACCGAATTCGATCCGAATTGAAATATTTCAGATACCCAGTGGCACAAACTGTAAATATTGAGATGCATTAAGGTTTAATtcaaatttgtacttcagtcTATTTGGATATATTTCGGTTCTTACAAACCTACCCGGAATTTTATAAGTTGTGcagtttgttttgaaatttttataacttgtgcattttgttttctatgatattgtactaataatttattaaaaacttgatttttgttaatttattttaaaatttaacaacatttttgaaattttcatttaaaaaatagttttatattaattattattaattgtaatttttttaaaaatattgtatccTCTAACTAATTTTAtgtaactaaacaaaaaatataagactttatttacaaaatattttttttgtttaatatataaaataattcagtttggtgttttaatttttaccaCAGAAAAAAACACCCATAAAATGCTACACAAAACATAGTTCTTTTTTTGGGTGGTCTACCGTAgccatttttttttgctttggtaTGTAAATGTATAGAAAAGAAGGATGCGacgtatctatatatatatatgctagtagatttcaaaattaaataagatttacATTTAATACCATAATTAATTAGGCGAGATCATTGGGTATATAAATAAGAATATTTCTTTAACAATATGTGTGAATATCGGTGTATTTGGTTAAGTTTTGTATTTTCCATATTTATGCTCAAGAAAAATTCTTGTGTATCACGATCTaagatatttcattttttttgtcaacacaaTATGTAACAAATGACTGGGCCAAGAATTCATTGAAagcccaaaaataaaaaatcggTGGGTtagaaaaaagaagcaaaatgaTGAGTTTAAGTCAATGGCATTgaattgtaatttttgtgcaaaactaAGGGGACATAGCTAATTGTACTTTAgtcttaatagtttagatatgttCTCCATTGTTTATTGGCTGTTGCTGGAACTGATAGCagtttttatgtaatttaatcTTCTTAATCTTTtgtcataaattttataatattttataatgtaaacaagcataaaattagaataaattatatttttgctCTTTGAAATTCTCAAGAAAAATACTaagttacattttataaattggattcaatttaaaatgatttgattaaattataattattcttCAATGTCGACAAATCATGTATATAGAACTTTACTATTTGATAAAAGTTGTAAAGAAAACTGTGAAAAGAGTTGAGATGTTAATTTATCGACAAATCAAGTAGAACTTTACTATTTGATAAAAGTTGTAAAGAAAACTGTGAAAACAGTTGAGatgttaatttgttttaaaaacgAATGGTTATAATCATACATGAGTGAAACAATTTTGTTctaatttttagttttctcCAAACTACAATTCAAAAGAAACTATTTACGTTAGAATATTTCGCATAAGTTATTAAGCGCATTATCAGTTTTGttgataatattaataaaacaaatttcgataatattaataaattgttAAAACACTTGactattcaaaaatttatgtTATGTATGAACTCTGCATcttcataaaatattataatatcaatCTAAATTGGATTGTTTTCAGGGTTTAGAGATTGATATCATTCTAAATTTGCTCATTTGAAGGAAGAAGGTTGACAAAGAAAAGTGGGGTGGGGTATAgccgatccaaaaaaaaaaattaattggtttCAAAGGAAATACATAGTCGATTTAAAAAGAGTATacctaaaaaaattatgatatagAGGGATTTCATTAACAACTTGCACAGTAAAACCTTAGACTAACTATGTGTTATGGAACTTCTCTATCGTGTATTTTCTTTCATTAGACTGACAAACTTAATAACTTACGATAGTTTAACTTTATAATTTCCAGAATTGGGGTTTTCatcaacttttattttaaatcatgaCTTATTTTAGTTACAAGGGGAGAACGCGTCAACACGAAAATGATATTGAGGAACAACATGAAGACAACACCAGTGTTAAGAACCAGCTAACAATTTGATTGTTCAAACTCATGTTTTTATATCAATACAACTATGATCTCTTTTAGTCTCATTGTTATTTTGATTATGTATGTGTAATTTATCTCTTAAGTTGTAGGGTTTCAATAGTTGTTTACTTGATATGAAATTCTGTTAATGGTTTATCTATTAGTTCTTACATAAACCGCAACTGTAAACACTTAAAGTACTATAATCTCAAATCGTTATTCAAGTGCAAGCATACATGAAGCATAGAACAACTACAAAACACACATATCAATGACTAATGACACAGTAAATTAAAACACCTATAACACAATGAATAAAATCATAATACATACATAAGCCTAAAAGATAATCAAACTGGAAAAAGAATCCAAAATTGCATAGAACTAGAACCAAGTATAGAAAGAAAAGTGAAACTAGGCGTCTTGGTGATGCTGTCTAGTGGTGCTAGTGGTACCATTGACGCCATTAGAGTACTTGTTTGAAATCGGTGCAGCAACTGTGTTTCCTCCACGGTTCTTACGGCGAAGAACGATAAACCAAGTAAGTGGCTCAAGAATCACAACGCAAGCACCAAGAAAAATGAGAATTCCAATATAAGCCCATCGCCATTTATCTTCTGGATCCAAGATATCGAATCCTTTAAAGATGTTAATAATGGATAGGATAATTGTTGTGTATCCCACTGTGTGATGATACACATTCCAGTAGAATCGATACTTGTGGTCTGGTTTAGGCCTTAGAAGAAGAGCAAAGACTTGAAGTGTAGCGAAAGTGAAAAGTGCGATCCCAAGATTACGATGGGTTGAGTATGATGTGCCTGGTGAATCGTTGCCAAGCTTGATTCCGGTGGCCCAACCGGCAACACCAATGGCATAGCCGGAGACTTGGAACACGATGTGGAGGTAGAACCATGTTGGGGCGGTGAAAACTTTCATGTACCGAGCCATCATTGCTCCCATTGGCAGTAGCACTCCCCAGCTTACCGCATTTAGTATCCCGTGTGTCTGTTTTATCAATTAGTTAGTATCAGTTAGTTTTaaagataaatttaatatttaggaactgaaataaaaataagtgaaataattgaaaattaCAGATGTCTAGAAAATAAGACATTTTAAAATGTCAATTTATATTTGAATGGCAGAAAGATTTTTctgatattatataaaaatcaattttactGTTCTCTAATTTGTCAATTAAAATAGCTCAGAATGTTCAATGGTTGTCGACAAAGAATAAAAGTTGTTTAAAAGACTCGAGAGAAATAAATAAGGACCCGTAACTGAATTTTCATGAATTCTGGAACGTGGAGATAGATATTTGAGTTTGGTGAAAGTGAAACCCGTGACGAGAGGtctactttttcaaaaaaaaatctagcaaATGCGTCGTTGATATTTGACTAATCActcaaaagaaacaaattaataatttaatttaatgcTTAGCTTAAAAGTATGCCATCATTTCATTATCTTCAGTGATTTTCTTGTTGACAAACACGTCAATGtgtcttatataaatatttattattaaacttaaaatatgtCTCCTCcactcaaaaaatattatttttaagcaCACTTATCTTATCATATTGGGTATTTTAATAGGCTATTTTAAGAAACATTATATTAACaacaaaaattgtttaaaaGTTTACCATCAAAATACTCGTCAggtatcaaaatttttaaagtttcttAAATAACCTTTTTATTGGATGCCTCAAATGACATGTTTTGTAAAAATCATTCAAAttcagagagaaaaaaaaacacaaacgaGTTAAATAATATTGGGTAAAATGTCGAGATTAAACTACTTAATTTGAGgaatcatttatatataaagCCTAAATGTATTGTCATTTAATAACTTTTAGCAAAATGGTTAATACATTTGGAACTAACGCTTATGGGATCTTTTACCGTATGTTGATCAACTTAGGTGttctaaaactattttttggtATACTCAGATAAACTAACCAATGTTATTTTGGTTCGTTGTTATTTCTTAATAAGCAAACTTGAAAAGTGAAGCCAAACAGAAAAGAAAGTTGAACTTACATTTCTCCTCCTCAGCCTGCTACCAGAACCTCCTCCACTAGCCGATGATTGACCTGTCCTGAAATCGATCCTACCTATCGATCTCATATTATCTCCTGTTCTTTGATGAACCTGAGGAATACCATTAGCGACCGGACCTTCTTGCCAAACCTGGTTGGTCATGACCAAATTGGCCGGTAACTCAAGAGTCGCAAAGATGGTAGCCTCTCCGTTGACGAGAGTCGTGGAAACGAGGCTGACCCCAAAACTAAGGTCTCCACGTGTTAGCTGGGTGCCGTACCCATCGACCGAAGAGGTGTAGGCTTGGAACTGTCCACTAGAATTGGTGAAGGCGACAAGAGCTTGTGTCCCGGACATCTGAGGCCCACTTGGGTTAAGCCCCCAAGCAATCCATGAAGAAGAGGAAGTTCCTGGGTGGCGAAAAGCGATTGAAACGGTGCTGTTTTGTTCGTTG
It encodes:
- the LOC108828971 gene encoding cytochrome b561 and DOMON domain-containing protein At5g35735; the protein is MDRTKTAKVSLFAVWTILLVLNVNGQSGCDTHSFANNIAFTSCSPLPALGSFLHWNFNEQNSTVSIAFRHPGTSSSSWIAWGLNPSGPQMSGTQALVAFTNSSGQFQAYTSSVDGYGTQLTRGDLSFGVSLVSTTLVNGEATIFATLELPANLVMTNQVWQEGPVANGIPQVHQRTGDNMRSIGRIDFRTGQSSASGGGSGSRLRRRNTHGILNAVSWGVLLPMGAMMARYMKVFTAPTWFYLHIVFQVSGYAIGVAGWATGIKLGNDSPGTSYSTHRNLGIALFTFATLQVFALLLRPKPDHKYRFYWNVYHHTVGYTTIILSIINIFKGFDILDPEDKWRWAYIGILIFLGACVVILEPLTWFIVLRRKNRGGNTVAAPISNKYSNGVNGTTSTTRQHHQDA